The window GCTGGCGCGCGTTTCTGTGGCGGCGCCATATCCGGTGGCGGCCGGTCTTCGTCTATCTGATCGGCTGCGCGTTGGCGCTGGCGGTCTGGTCGATCACCCGTTACGTGCCGGACAAGCCCGTGGCGCTGCTGTTGCTGGGGGTGACGCCTTTCATGGCGCGGCTGATGCCGTCCGACCTAAAACCCAACCCGGACAGCATCTGGCAGGGCACGCTGTATGGCTCGATCTGCATGGGGCTGATGCTGATGACGGGCGTGTCCGGGCCCCTGCTGGACACCTTCTTTCTCGGCGGAAAATTCGATCGCCGTGCGATCGTCGCGACCAAGGCCACCTGTCAGGTGGCGAGCCATTTTACCAAGCTGATCTATTTCGGCGGCATCATCGATCAGGCCGCGACGCTTGATCCGATGCTGGCGGCGGTTGCGATCGCGGCTTCGATGACCGGCACGTCGCTGGCGCGGCGGATCCTGGAGGCGATGACGGATTTGCAATTCCGCACCTGGGCGTCGCGGCTGATCACCACCGTCGCCGGCTACTACATCCTTTACGGCAGCTGGCTGCTGCTCGCGCGCAGCAATGCGTTTGCTTTTTGAGCGAGGAGAAATCCGATGGCCGATACCGCGGATCCTTTGGTGCTTGATTTCGTCGAATGGATCGCCCGCGAGCCGCGGCTTTATTCCGAGGTGATCGCGACTTGGCGCACCTCCTGCCCGCGACTGACGATCTGGGAAGACGCGGTCGATCGCGGTTTTGTCGAGCGCGAAACCATTGCCGGTTTTGGGATGATCGTGACGGTCACGGAAGACGGCGCAAAACTCCTGCGCGCGCATGACCGAGCTTAGCTGATCCGCGAATTTAGCAAGCCAAATAACTATTCCTTTTTTCTTTCAGCCTTGGTCCGCGGTGAGAGTATGGGGCGGACGCTTGCCTCGGTAGTCAGCCCGAAGTGCCCTTAAGTGCCTTTAACGCGAAAGCAATCACGACGACCAGGCCCAGAGCCACGATCATTGCTAGTAGCAACACATTCCGCTCGTGTTGGGTAAGGAGAAACTGCATGAGGAGGAAAACGAATGTCCCGAGGCCTGTGCCTGCGCGGCCAAAACGCCGTGCTTGATTTTGATTCGACGCTGTTGGCTGCATTGGCGTCTCGCGTTGCAGATCGGCTCTCGCATGATAATCTTGGTGGACATTCGCTGTGGCGAAGGCCCCTCGATCGGCGCGTAGGTGCCAAATGTAGGCGCCGAGCATTGCTGGAATTGGAACGCCGTAAGTCGTCAAAGCATCAAGCCAGTGCGGCATATGAGCGGTGCTGTCTCCGCCGCCGCTGCCCCAAATCGTGTCGCAGACGCAAAATACAAACCATGCCGAGATTGATAAGGCGCCATTTAGGAGTTTCTCGTGTGGCGCGATCTTCGCGGCGATATAGCCCGCCGGAATCGGCGCTAGGAAGAAGATCAATGTCGTCGTGGCAAGGAACCCATCCGACGATTTCATCTGGTCGAATACCGTCGCCAAGCTTGCGGTCCCGTCCGACGAAATAGTTTCCCCAGCACAATAAAAAAGCATTGCGAGGACCCAGCCGGTCACAAAGAATATCCAATGCGCGATGTTGGAAACGACAAACGCCTTTAGAGATATCATCCGGAGCATCAGTGCCTCCACCGAAACGAAGGGGCTGTGCTGAATAGAACCATAAATCAATAAACGAACTTAAAGCGCAATTAGCCAAAAGCGCTCGCATAGGTTGTCGAGTTTTTAATCATTTCGCTCGATGATGGCGACGGAGCCTTATGATCAGGCATGGCAGGCTCCCGTAAGCTTCGGCATGAGGACACATGCATCGGCTCGGAATTCTGTTTTGCGCGATAGTTCCTTCGCTCGTGCTGTTGCAGTATGGCATCGCCAAAGCGCGGGCCAGGTGGGACGATCGGGTGATCTGGGAGGCATTCTTCAGTGGCGGCATGGCGACCATCTTCGTGTTTCTTCCTGAGATGCTGTTGAAGAAGGCGTTTCCAGTCGATGCCATGTCGCCGGTTCATGGCGCTGTGACGCAAGCATTCGTGATCGCGGCGATTCCGGAGGAAATCGCGAAGTTTGCTGCGATCTTTTACGCCATCAAGCGATATGGCGCTGGCGACGATCGGCATGACGTGATCACAACGTCGTTCGCAGTCGCGCTCGGCTTCGCTGCCATTGAAAATCTCGGCTACCTTCTCGCTCCCGGAGAGTGGCCGCTGTTGGCGGCAAGCCGGGCGGTGCTGGCCGTGCCGATGCATGGCCTCGATGGCCTTGCCATGGGTTCATTTTTGACCGTGGCGCAGTTTGATCCTCGTCACCGGCGGATCTGGTTGACGGCCGCCCTCGCCGTGCCGATGCTTCTGCATGCTGGCTACGACTTTCCGTTGATGCTGATCACCAGGAATCAGGCTTTCTTCGGCGTCCTTCCTGCCTGGTTCCTGATGGTGGTCCTATCGACCGTCTGCGTTCTGTGCCTGTGCAATAAGGTGAGAGCATTGGCAGAGCGAGCCTATGTCCCGCTCGATGGGGCCTCCAGCCCTCGACTTTCCGGCGCAGTGTTGCTGCTGCTTGTGCCAATCCTGGCGGGCATCACGCTCGTCAGCGCTGGTAATTTTGGAATCGTGGGCGCCGCCGCATTCAGCATATTGCCAGCGATCTTGGGCATAGATCTGCTGTGTACGAGTTCGAAGGTTTCTCGTGCGGCGACGGCAAAGCGATAATCTTCCTCCCTGCCAACCCGCTGTTGGCACTTTGCGGACCTCACGTGATGTCCGACTTGAGTCCGGAGTGCGCACCAAAGCGGACGTCGGCCGACCACTCTGAATTTATGGGTTCACGTCCTAGCTCGAGTGATTCTCATTCCCCGAGGCCGGCGAGCGTGGTCCACAGGGGGCGGTTCGGCATCTGAATTCGAACCCAGCGATAAGGCGCACGCGCCCATGGCTTGATCTGCGGCGTCAGGTTGTCGAGAACCAGATCGCCGCTTCGGGTACGCACGACGAGAACAAGGTGATGCTTTCCCCAATTCGTCACGACCTCGCTCAGCAGCAGCGCGCCTGAGGGCCAGCCGCGATTGAGCAGCTCGTGGCGCTTGGTCACTGCGTAATCGCTGCAATAGCCACGATGCGGATTGATCAACCAGGTCTCGTCGGCCAGGCTCAGTTCTTTGCTCTCCGGAATGATGCTGCGGTTAACGGTCTGATTAACCTGCTTGAGATTGGCCCAGCGTTCCTCAGTCAGACGAACCGGACCCCCGCGAAACAGCGGCTTTGTGCGACATTCGTCCTTATAGCGCAGGCAAAACATCGTGTAGGCCATCGGCGGCAGCGTCGGCGTCTCGAACTCGATGTGCTGGATCGCCGACTGCGGTCCCATCGGCATGTCCAACGGCCCCGCATTGACGGGCTCAAACCCGACGATCATCCCCGCAACCGCCAGCGCAGCTTTGGCTGAAAAGGGCGCATATTATGACTCCCCAAATGTCTGTTGGGGGAGACGCTAGGCGCAAAGGTTGGAGTACTCGTGTCGCCGACCTTTCACTCCAGCCT is drawn from Bradyrhizobium lablabi and contains these coding sequences:
- a CDS encoding sulfite exporter TauE/SafE family protein, with the translated sequence MTPLMMAALGLLMVATAFLSGLFGMAGGLILIGVLLALMPLPTAMVLHAITQMASNGWRAFLWRRHIRWRPVFVYLIGCALALAVWSITRYVPDKPVALLLLGVTPFMARLMPSDLKPNPDSIWQGTLYGSICMGLMLMTGVSGPLLDTFFLGGKFDRRAIVATKATCQVASHFTKLIYFGGIIDQAATLDPMLAAVAIAASMTGTSLARRILEAMTDLQFRTWASRLITTVAGYYILYGSWLLLARSNAFAF
- a CDS encoding PrsW family glutamic-type intramembrane protease is translated as MHRLGILFCAIVPSLVLLQYGIAKARARWDDRVIWEAFFSGGMATIFVFLPEMLLKKAFPVDAMSPVHGAVTQAFVIAAIPEEIAKFAAIFYAIKRYGAGDDRHDVITTSFAVALGFAAIENLGYLLAPGEWPLLAASRAVLAVPMHGLDGLAMGSFLTVAQFDPRHRRIWLTAALAVPMLLHAGYDFPLMLITRNQAFFGVLPAWFLMVVLSTVCVLCLCNKVRALAERAYVPLDGASSPRLSGAVLLLLVPILAGITLVSAGNFGIVGAAAFSILPAILGIDLLCTSSKVSRAATAKR
- a CDS encoding transglutaminase-like cysteine peptidase — its product is MIVGFEPVNAGPLDMPMGPQSAIQHIEFETPTLPPMAYTMFCLRYKDECRTKPLFRGGPVRLTEERWANLKQVNQTVNRSIIPESKELSLADETWLINPHRGYCSDYAVTKRHELLNRGWPSGALLLSEVVTNWGKHHLVLVVRTRSGDLVLDNLTPQIKPWARAPYRWVRIQMPNRPLWTTLAGLGE